The Clarias gariepinus isolate MV-2021 ecotype Netherlands chromosome 7, CGAR_prim_01v2, whole genome shotgun sequence genome includes a window with the following:
- the si:dkey-5i3.5 gene encoding transmembrane protein 53 isoform X1: MAARLIRRCGHFSGQKLGLIPVLLRTSHRYYSNALHREHLCTAASNLSATRSSSMMSHSDGPLRSVTTHHLSKGIVFYANESAVKPALSGQAKPLLLMLPWLGSRPHAQAKYFEFYLRTGFDVLVVESDVGKFLWPPWGLELGAEVLKLLESDRFSNRPLVVHAFSIGGYTFAQLLVHVAKDTQRYQDLINRVQGQIYDSLVIGSLERMAIGVSQNLFPRFKFLVKHTSLLYFHMFKRQTVDYFNKSIDVFWNKPLTSPALYFYSGNDVLCDPEVIEKLLEDWRRQGISVTSKKWEESIHAGHLRAHPQEYLSVLVHFLCSINLVPLKAKM; the protein is encoded by the exons ATGGCTGCCAGACTGATTCGGAGGTGTGGACATTTCTCCGGACAGAAGCTCGGTCTGATCCCGGTACTGCTCAGAACTTCACATCGCTATTATAGCAATGCCCTTCACCGTGAACACTTATGTACAGCCGCCTCTAACCTCAGCGCGACCAG gTCTTCTAGTATGATGTCTCACAGTGATGGGCCCTTAAGGAGTGTAACGACTCACCACCTCAGCAAGGGCATCGTGTTCTATGCAAATGAGAGTGCCGTGAAGCCTGCATTGAGTGGCCAGGCCAAGCCGCTGCTACTGATGCTGCCGTGGCTCGGCTCGAGGCCTCACGCTCAGGCCAAGTACTTCGAGTTCTACCTCAGGACAGGTTTCGATGTGCTGGTAGTGGAGAGCGACGTGGGTAAGTTCCTGTGGCCTCCCTGGGGCCTGGAACTTGGTGCTGAAGTACTAAAGCTGCTGGAGAGCGATCGCTTCTCAAATCGCCCCCTGGTGGTCCATGCCTTCTCCATCGGAGGGTACACGTTTGCTCAGCTGCTCGTTCACGTGGCCAAAGACACTCAGCGCTATCAGGACCTAATCAACCGAGTCCAAGGGCAGATCTATGACAGTCTGGTTATTGGCTCTCTCGAGCGAATGGCTATAG GTGTGAGTCAGAACTTGTTTCCTCGTTTTAAGTTTTTGGTAAAGCACACCAGCCTCCTTTACTTTCACATGTTTAAACGACAGACGGTGGACTACTTCAACAAGAGTATTGACGTGTTCTGGAACAAGCCTCTGACGTCTCCTGCGCTTTATTTCTACTCTGGAAACGACGTCTTGTGTGATCCAGAGGTCATAGAGAAGTTACTGGAGGACTGGAGGAGGCAGGGGATTTCTGTGACGAGTAAAAAATGGGAGGAGTCTATACATGCCGGGCATCTGCGCGCTCACCCTCAGGAGTACCTGTCAGTCCTAGTCCACTTCCTCTGTTCTATTAACTTGGTCCCTCTAAAGGCCAAAATGTGA
- the si:dkey-5i3.5 gene encoding transmembrane protein 53 isoform X2, with amino-acid sequence MMSHSDGPLRSVTTHHLSKGIVFYANESAVKPALSGQAKPLLLMLPWLGSRPHAQAKYFEFYLRTGFDVLVVESDVGKFLWPPWGLELGAEVLKLLESDRFSNRPLVVHAFSIGGYTFAQLLVHVAKDTQRYQDLINRVQGQIYDSLVIGSLERMAIGVSQNLFPRFKFLVKHTSLLYFHMFKRQTVDYFNKSIDVFWNKPLTSPALYFYSGNDVLCDPEVIEKLLEDWRRQGISVTSKKWEESIHAGHLRAHPQEYLSVLVHFLCSINLVPLKAKM; translated from the exons ATGATGTCTCACAGTGATGGGCCCTTAAGGAGTGTAACGACTCACCACCTCAGCAAGGGCATCGTGTTCTATGCAAATGAGAGTGCCGTGAAGCCTGCATTGAGTGGCCAGGCCAAGCCGCTGCTACTGATGCTGCCGTGGCTCGGCTCGAGGCCTCACGCTCAGGCCAAGTACTTCGAGTTCTACCTCAGGACAGGTTTCGATGTGCTGGTAGTGGAGAGCGACGTGGGTAAGTTCCTGTGGCCTCCCTGGGGCCTGGAACTTGGTGCTGAAGTACTAAAGCTGCTGGAGAGCGATCGCTTCTCAAATCGCCCCCTGGTGGTCCATGCCTTCTCCATCGGAGGGTACACGTTTGCTCAGCTGCTCGTTCACGTGGCCAAAGACACTCAGCGCTATCAGGACCTAATCAACCGAGTCCAAGGGCAGATCTATGACAGTCTGGTTATTGGCTCTCTCGAGCGAATGGCTATAG GTGTGAGTCAGAACTTGTTTCCTCGTTTTAAGTTTTTGGTAAAGCACACCAGCCTCCTTTACTTTCACATGTTTAAACGACAGACGGTGGACTACTTCAACAAGAGTATTGACGTGTTCTGGAACAAGCCTCTGACGTCTCCTGCGCTTTATTTCTACTCTGGAAACGACGTCTTGTGTGATCCAGAGGTCATAGAGAAGTTACTGGAGGACTGGAGGAGGCAGGGGATTTCTGTGACGAGTAAAAAATGGGAGGAGTCTATACATGCCGGGCATCTGCGCGCTCACCCTCAGGAGTACCTGTCAGTCCTAGTCCACTTCCTCTGTTCTATTAACTTGGTCCCTCTAAAGGCCAAAATGTGA
- the rbm28 gene encoding RNA-binding protein 28: MEALTLFVRNLPASASSEHLEEIFSEVGPIKRCFVVKDKGSEKCRGIGYVTYSMVEDAERALREIKDYDGKKIFVVHAKKKLYEKKQKKNNKAEQKTEESPEEPPEVKSQPKSQGLRKNKMKARLIVRNLSFKCSEAELKEVFSKHGTVLEVKIPVKPDGKKRGFAFVQFRNMLEAGKALAATNLKKIKDRLVAVDWAVSKDKFVANQQGSASGGKKEESAKVAEAEEEDDEEDDVPAEKQSKVKTENESEAGSPSDNDDDDDDDDDQSKDSDDEEDEKHDDSMESDSDATDDEDDDDDDEDDEEDDDDDDDDDEEEEKAKKKKKPKNLLPSDVNEGRTIFIRNLSFDSEEEGVEEILLQFGELEYVRIVMHPDTGLSKGCAFAQFKTKEGADKCLAAAQTESEGGGVRVDGRKLIMVLAVSREDASKLKSKTVKTHKGSRNLYLAREGLIRAGTKAAEGVSESDMAKRMRFAELKKAKLKDVNVFVSQTRLCVHNLPKSVDRKRLFKICLSAAGGGKGVRIKECHVMYDRKPVRGEPVGQSLGYGFVEFQEHEHALQALRHLNNNPKIFTANKRPIVEFSLEDGRKLKLKAMREQKSKMTSAAVSRPEKKKGNRVGSQEDRSKQPPQRSPKSVSAVVQKSAGAQKGSEKKPGALSTHFSGFRTNPEVEHIEAGDGKKRQKILPMPSHIGPKIRNRDKGKKTAQVRKVKTAPSRNERKKLPSMEKSVQNKTQNAKPVKRKFQNREEDRFERLVEQYKKKLTGGSNSKDSIVKKSKWFS, from the exons ATGGAAGCGTTGACTTTATTTGTGCGGAATTTACCTGCATCAGCGTCCAGTGAGCATCTGGAGGAGATCTTCTCTGAAGTAGGACCGATAAAGCGCTGCTTTGTGGTCAAAGATAAAG GGTCAGAGAAATGCCGTGGTATAGGCTACGTTACTTACTCCATGGTGGAAGACGCCGAGCGAGCTCTCagagaaataaaagactatgatgggaaaaaaatatttgtggtTCACGCgaagaaaaaactttatgaaaaaaagcaaaaaaagaacaacaaag CTGAGCAGAAAACTGAGGAGAGTCCCGAGGAACCACCAGAGGTAAAAAGCCAGCCGAAGTCCCAAGGTCTGAGAAAGAACAAGATGAAGGCCAGGCTTATCGTACGGAATCTCAGTTTTAAA TGCTCTGAGGCTGAGCTTAAGGAAGTTTTTTCAAAGCATGGGACAGTGCTGGAAGTTAAGATCCCTGTAAAACCAG ACGGAAAGAAACGAGGATTTGCCTTCGTCCAGTTTAGGAACATGCTGGAAGCAGGAAAAGCCCTGGCAGCAActaacctaaaaaaaatcaaag acagACTCGTTGCTGTAGACTGGGCCGTGTCTAAGGACAAGTTCGTGGCTAATCAGCAGGGTTCAGCATCGG GAGGTAAAAAAGAGGAAAGTGCGAAAGTGGCAGAGGCTGAGGAAGAGGACGATGAAGAGGACGACGTGCCTGCGGAAAAACA GTCTAAGGTCAAAACCGAAAATGAGTCTGAGGCAGGCTCGCCATCTGATAATGACGACGACGACGACGACGATGATGATCAAAGCAAAGACAGTGATGATGAAGAGGACGAAAAGCATGATGACTCTATGGAATCAGACAGCGATGCAACAGATgacgaggatgatgatgatgatgatgaagatgacgaggaggatgatgatgatgatgatgatgatgatgaggaggaggaaaaag ccaagaagaagaagaaacccaAGAATCTTCTCCCTTCAGATGTGAATGAAGGAAGGACAATATTTATCAG AAACCTGTCCTTTGACTCTGAGGAGGAAGGCGTAGAAGAAATTCTTCTGCAGTTTGGTGAACTCGAATATGTGCGAATCGTCATGCATCCCGACACAGGACTCTCGAAAG GCTGTGCTTTTGCTCAGTTCAAAACAAAAGAAGGAGCAGACAAATGTCTAGCAGCTGCACAGACAGAATctgag GGTGGCGGTGTGAGGGTGGATGGGAGGAAGCTGATCATGGTGCTGGCGGTGAGCAGAGAGGACGCTTCCAAACTGAAAAGCAAGACAGTGAAAACTCACAAAGGCTCCAGGAACCTGTACCTCGCCAGAGAGGGCT tgatccgtgCCGGAACCAAAGCAGCAGAAGGAGTTTCTGAATCTGATATGGCCAAGAGGATGAGG TTCGCAGAGCTGAAGAAGGCAAAGCTGAAGGACGTGAACGTGTTCGTGTCTCAGACCCGCCTGTGTGTTCACAACCTCCCCAAAAGTGTGGACCGCAAACGTCTCTTCAAAATCTGCCTGTCTGCTGCAGGGGGAGGAAAGGGTGTCCGTATCAaggag TGCCATGTGATGTACGACCGGAAGCCGGTGCGCGGCGAGCCAGTGGGTCAATCGTTAGGCTACGGCTTTGTGGAATTTCAGGAGCATGAACACGCCCTCCAAGCCCTGCGTCACCTTAACAACAACCCCAAGATCTTCACAGCCAACAAG AGGCCCATTGTGGAGTTTTCGCTGGAGGATGGGAGGAAGTTAAAATTGAAGGCTATGAGGGAGCAGAAGAGCAAAATGACGTCTGCGGCAGTCTCCAGGCCTGAAAAG AAAAAAGGTAACAGAGTTGGATCTCAGGAAGACAGGAGTAAGCAGCCTCCTCAGAGATCTCCTAAAAGCGTCTCAGCTGTGGTTCAGAAGTCAGCAGGAGCTCAGAAAGGCAGCGAGAAGAAACCGGGAGCTCTGAGCACTCACTTCTCAGGTTTTAGGACCAACCCAGAAGTGGAGCACATCGAGGCGGGCGACGGCAAAAAACGCCAGAAGATTCTCCCCATGCCTTCACACATTGGACCAAAGATCAG gaacCGGGATAAAGGTAAAAAGACCGCCCAGGTACGGAAAGTGAAGACGGCCCCCAGCAGAAACGAGAGAAAGAAACTCCCTTCGATGGAGAAATCCGTTCAAAATAAGACACAG AATGCTAAACCGGTGAAGAGGAAGTTCCAGAACAGGGAAGAAGATCGCTTCGAGCGTCTGGTCGAACAGTACAAGAAGAAACTCACAGGCGGGTCAAACTCTAAGGACTCGATCGTCAAGAAGAGCAAGTGGTTCAGTTGA
- the lepa gene encoding leptin a, with protein sequence MAVYSALSCYSIVTVGMMLTFAHGRALPTDSLKTSVKLQVDNIISRIQKHKDEFHILHKMILDSPELLPELQPDKPIEGLSSMVEMLNNFQRVLHSLPKGHMSQVHSDVSTLQHYLEDRMSSLQCAHRKTGTEKNLEAFLKNHSAYYITLGHVALDRLQKYFQRLNHNLDQLRTC encoded by the exons ATGGCCGTATACTCTGCCCTTTCATGTTATAGTATAGTGACGGTAGGGATGATGCTCACATTCGCCCATGGCCGTGCTCTTCCTACAGACAGCTTGAAAACATCTGTCAAACTGCAAGTCGACAACATCATCTCCAGAATCCAGAAACACAAAGATGAG TTCCACATACTCCATAAGATGATCCTGGACAGTCCCGAGCTCCTACCCGAGCTGCAGCCTGATAAACCCATCGAAGGTCTAAGCTCCATGGTTGAGATGCTGAACAACTTCCAGCGGGTTCTTCACAGCCTGCCCAAGGGTCACATGAGCCAAGTGCACAGTGACGTAAGCACGCTGCAGCACTATCTGGAAGACAGGATGAGCTCACTGCAGTGCGCACACAGGAAAACAGGCACGGAGAAGAACCTGGAGGCCTTCCTGAAAAACCACAGCGCGTACTACATCACCCTGGGACATGTGGCTCTGGATAGACTGCAGAAATACTTTCAGAGACTCAATCACAATCTAGATCAGCTGAGAACATGCTAA